A segment of the Armatimonadota bacterium genome:
ACCGGGAGCCCGATCACCGAGCGGGGCCCCAGGCCCTGAGAGGAGGGTGCGTACGGACCTGGCCATCCTGGGCGCGACGGTGGTCACCCCGGCGGGGACTATGCCCACCCACGTCTATGCCAGGGACGGCCGGATCGCCGCCCTGACCAGCGAGCGCCTGCCCGCACGGGAGACGGTAGAGGCCGGAGGCCTGCTGCTGCTGCCGGGGATGGTGGACAGCCACGTGCACTTCATGGACCCCGGGGCCACCGACCGGGAGGATTTCATCAGCGGCAGCTCCGCCGCGGCTGTGGGCGGGGTGACCACGGTGATCGAGCACACCCACGCCGCCCCCGTGACCGATGCCGCCGCCTTTCGGGCCAAGGCGGCCCACCTGCAGACCCGCTCGCTGGTCGACTTCGGCCTGGCCGCGCACGTGCTGCCCGACCGTCTGCAGCGGGTGCGGGAGGTCTGGCAGGCCGGTGCCCTCTACCTCAAGGCCTTCACCTGCACCACCCACGGAATCGCCGGGCTGTCCAGCTTCGACCTTCTGCGGCTCTTCCGGGAGGCGGCCGCCTGCGGCGCCATCTGCCTGGTCCACTGCGAAGACGAAGCCCTCACTGCAGGAGCGGAGCGCCAGTTGCGGGAGGCGGGGCGGGGGGATTTCGGGGTCATTCCCCTTTGGCGGTCCCGGGAGGCGGAGCTGGTGGCGGTGGGCGTGGTAGCCCTGCTGGCCCGGCTGAGCGGCGCCCGGGTGGTGATCGCCCACGCCAGCCATGCCGCCGCAGTGGACCTGGCGGTGGGGGAGCGGCGGCGGGGAGCCGCGGTGTGGGTGGAGAGCTGCCCCCAGTACTTCTACCTCCGGGAGGAGGAGGTCCTGGAGCACGGCCCCTTTCGCAAGTTCACCCCTCCAGCACGCTGCCGCTCCCAGGCGGATACGGACGCCATGTGGGACCGGCTGCGC
Coding sequences within it:
- a CDS encoding dihydroorotase family protein, whose translation is MRTDLAILGATVVTPAGTMPTHVYARDGRIAALTSERLPARETVEAGGLLLLPGMVDSHVHFMDPGATDREDFISGSSAAAVGGVTTVIEHTHAAPVTDAAAFRAKAAHLQTRSLVDFGLAAHVLPDRLQRVREVWQAGALYLKAFTCTTHGIAGLSSFDLLRLFREAAACGAICLVHCEDEALTAGAERQLREAGRGDFGVIPLWRSREAELVAVGVVALLARLSGARVVIAHASHAAAVDLAVGERRRGAAVWVESCPQYFYLREEEVLEHGPFRKFTPPARCRSQADTDAMWDRLRRGEITHVATDHAPATRAQKEAGSIWEVHFGLPGVETTLPLMLHAVHQGRLSLPRLVEAVAEVPARLYGLYPRKGALQVGADADMVLVDPALRRELRNEEIVSRAGWTPYAGRQVQGFPVMTFVRGRLVARDGKPTGEPGWGRLVRRVQGADAPPGGKSG